A genome region from Streptomyces sp. S4.7 includes the following:
- a CDS encoding AIPR family protein, translating to MFRLFLITLCDGYRGLRTLSMSVRTGDQGGRMKRLWVRHVKEALHTGFAEHIDMSDYAKASDSVREKSFLSRSLAALAVQRFTELSAAEAAATVVDGSGDNGIDAIAIDPLQRRVILVQSKWDGSGDGSLGLGDSRHFTAGFRDLLDTKFDRFNARLRAQEAKITDALDDVDVTFILVVATTGRTDLAAPSSAVFSDLLDEMNESQQVVSMETLGLSDFHSFISEGLGGSRIDFGVQLENWGTVSEPYEAYYGVVTASSVANWYEHFGDRLFSQNIRKSLGNTSVNEAVTHTILKDPQHFWYFNNGVTALCESVKKTARGAASRTFGDFSLTGVSIVNGAQTVASIHQAAHKGEAGLDEAMVWVRFISLEGCPEGFATAVTRATNTQNTVETRDFVSLDPEQGRLRTELVLSLKKTYSIKRGEPVPSPEHGCTVVDATVALACANREPSFAVMAKSRMGSLWESIEKAPYRTLFNPRIGPYRVWRCVEVMREVDATLTRLKGQLDGRPRSICLQGNRLVLHLVFRELDLQRIEDPEYDWSSELKRVPGLTEQSLMSLTECINEAYSNNYLTSLFKNITKCRDLVQKVRSEKEGSNKEIDGQ from the coding sequence ATGTTCCGCCTCTTCCTGATCACCCTGTGCGATGGCTACCGTGGCCTCCGCACCTTGAGCATGTCTGTCAGAACTGGTGATCAGGGGGGCCGCATGAAACGGCTGTGGGTCAGGCACGTCAAGGAGGCGCTGCACACGGGTTTCGCGGAGCACATCGACATGAGTGACTACGCAAAAGCCAGCGACTCCGTCCGCGAAAAGTCCTTCCTGAGCCGATCCTTAGCGGCTCTCGCCGTACAGAGGTTCACCGAACTGTCTGCCGCCGAAGCGGCGGCCACAGTGGTCGACGGATCCGGCGACAACGGAATCGATGCCATCGCAATCGATCCCCTGCAGCGAAGGGTGATCCTTGTCCAGTCAAAGTGGGACGGTTCCGGGGACGGCAGCCTCGGATTGGGTGATTCCCGGCACTTTACGGCCGGGTTCAGGGATCTTCTTGACACGAAGTTCGACCGGTTCAACGCACGGCTACGTGCCCAAGAGGCGAAGATCACGGACGCACTTGACGACGTCGATGTGACCTTCATCCTTGTAGTGGCGACCACCGGCCGAACCGACTTGGCCGCGCCCTCGTCTGCCGTTTTTAGCGACCTGCTCGATGAAATGAACGAGTCACAGCAGGTCGTATCCATGGAGACCCTGGGCTTGAGCGATTTCCATTCCTTCATATCCGAAGGATTGGGGGGTTCGCGAATCGACTTCGGCGTACAGCTGGAGAACTGGGGCACGGTAAGCGAGCCATATGAGGCCTACTACGGCGTGGTTACCGCTTCAAGCGTTGCGAACTGGTACGAGCATTTCGGGGATCGCCTTTTCTCTCAGAACATCAGGAAATCCCTGGGCAATACCAGTGTCAATGAGGCAGTCACGCACACGATCCTCAAGGATCCACAGCACTTCTGGTACTTCAACAATGGTGTGACAGCCCTGTGTGAGAGCGTAAAGAAGACCGCACGGGGTGCCGCCAGTCGCACTTTTGGTGATTTCTCGCTCACGGGCGTGAGCATCGTCAACGGCGCCCAGACGGTGGCAAGCATTCATCAAGCAGCACACAAGGGCGAAGCCGGCCTGGACGAAGCCATGGTGTGGGTTCGCTTTATCAGCCTTGAAGGATGCCCAGAAGGTTTTGCAACAGCGGTGACCAGGGCGACGAACACACAGAACACTGTGGAGACCCGAGATTTTGTCTCGCTGGACCCGGAGCAGGGCCGCCTGCGCACAGAATTGGTTCTCTCGCTCAAAAAGACATATTCGATCAAGCGTGGGGAGCCGGTTCCGAGTCCCGAACATGGCTGCACGGTGGTCGACGCCACAGTGGCTCTGGCGTGTGCGAACAGGGAGCCCAGTTTTGCGGTTATGGCGAAGAGCAGGATGGGAAGTCTCTGGGAGTCCATAGAAAAGGCCCCGTACCGAACACTCTTCAATCCGAGGATAGGACCCTATCGCGTATGGCGCTGCGTCGAAGTCATGCGAGAAGTTGACGCGACATTGACGCGTTTGAAGGGTCAGCTTGATGGGCGCCCGCGTTCCATCTGCCTCCAAGGGAATCGACTGGTTCTTCATCTGGTTTTCCGGGAACTCGATCTGCAGCGTATCGAGGATCCCGAGTACGACTGGTCATCGGAACTGAAACGTGTTCCCGGGCTGACCGAGCAGAGCTTGATGTCCCTCACGGAGTGTATCAATGAGGCCTATTCGAATAATTATCTGACCAGTCTCTTCAAAAACATTACGAAGTGCCGCGACTTGGTCCAGAAAGTTCGTTCCGAAAAGGAAGGAAGCAACAAGGAGATTGACGGGCAGTAA